In the genome of Nocardioides seonyuensis, one region contains:
- a CDS encoding Rieske (2Fe-2S) protein — MTAELNRRHALAGAAALAVGVPVLAACGDSTDSATDPSAEPQPTSSDSEESGSGSGSGSPEPLASTSEVPVGGCFVVSAAQVVLTQPSEGDFKAFSATCTHQGCTVSPSSDGVIPCRCHGSEFSLEDGSVLQGPATSPLSSVNISVEGDTITRA; from the coding sequence ATGACCGCCGAGCTCAACCGTCGCCATGCCCTCGCGGGCGCCGCTGCCCTCGCCGTGGGTGTCCCGGTCCTCGCCGCCTGCGGTGACTCGACCGACTCGGCCACCGACCCGTCCGCGGAACCCCAGCCCACCTCCTCTGACTCCGAGGAGTCCGGCTCCGGGTCCGGGTCCGGTTCGCCGGAGCCCCTGGCCTCGACGAGCGAGGTGCCCGTCGGAGGGTGCTTCGTCGTGTCGGCCGCCCAGGTCGTCCTGACCCAGCCCAGCGAGGGCGACTTCAAGGCGTTCTCGGCCACCTGCACCCATCAGGGCTGCACGGTCAGCCCGAGCTCGGACGGGGTCATCCCGTGCCGGTGCCACGGCAGCGAGTTCTCCCTCGAGGACGGTTCGGTGCTCCAGGGGCCCGCGACGAGTCCGCTCAGCAGCGTGAACATCTCGGTCGAGGGCGACACCATCACCCGCGCCTGA
- the uvrA gene encoding excinuclease ABC subunit UvrA, translated as MADQLIIRGAREHNLKDVSVDLPRDSLIVFTGLSGSGKSSLAFDTIFAEGQRRYVESLSAYARQFLGQMDKPDVDFIEGLSPAVSIDQKSTSKNPRSTVGTITEVYDYLRLLYARAGRAHCPTCGAPIERQTPQQIVDRVLALEEGRRFQVLAPVIRGRKGEYVELFRQLQQQGFSRARVDGETHSLDAPPTLDKKLKHTIEVVVDRLAVKESSKRRLTDSVETALGLASGLVVFDFVDLDAGDPGREMKFSEKMACPNDHPIETDDLEPRSFSFNSPFGACAECHGIGTRMEVDPELVVPDPGATLGEGAIAPWSGAHVADYFMRLMGALGDELGFDLNTPWRDLSAKARASVLEGHSTKVHVVTKNRYGRQRAYYAAFEGVRPYIERRHREAESDTSRDRFEGFMREVPCPACKGSRLKPVSVSVTLGPKDAGGKNIAEVCALPINEAADYLNSLDLSVRERQIGERVLKEIQERLRFLLDVGLDYLSLDRPSGSLSGGEAQRIRLATQIGAGLVGVLYVLDEPSIGLHQRDNQRLIDTLRRLKELGNTLIVVEHDEDTIRTADWVVDVGPGAGEHGGQVVHSGTVQGLLDHPDSLTGAYLSGRREIPVPDVRRPLTAGRELKVHGAREHNLRNVDVSFPLGVFCAVTGVSGSGKSTLVNDILYTSLAKEIYNARAVPGRHTKITGLDHVDKVIHVDQSPIGRTPRSNPATYTGVFDHVRKLFASTPEAKMRGYLQGRFSFNVKGGRCEACSGDGTIKIEMNFLPDVYVPCEVCHGARYNRETLEVHYKGKTIAEVLDMPIEEAAEFFAAVPAISRHMKTLCEVGLGYVRLGQPATTLSGGEAQRVKLASELQKRSTGRTVYVLDEPTTGLHFEDIRKLLHVLSGLVDKGNTVLVIEHNLDVIKTADWIIDMGPEGGSRGGMVVAEGTPEQIAEVAESHTGTFLKPILAGRAAQQPRAPRRGAAKKAVKAPASKPAAKTSVPKKSAAKKAPARRKAG; from the coding sequence GTGGCCGACCAGCTGATCATTCGCGGAGCCCGCGAGCACAACCTCAAGGACGTCTCGGTCGACCTGCCGCGAGACTCCCTGATCGTCTTCACGGGCCTGTCCGGCTCCGGCAAGTCGAGCCTCGCCTTCGACACGATCTTCGCCGAGGGCCAGCGTCGCTACGTCGAGTCGCTGTCGGCCTACGCGCGTCAGTTCCTCGGCCAGATGGACAAGCCCGACGTCGACTTCATCGAGGGCCTGAGCCCTGCGGTCAGCATCGACCAGAAGTCCACGTCCAAGAACCCGCGGTCCACGGTCGGCACGATCACCGAGGTCTACGACTACCTCCGACTGCTCTACGCCCGCGCCGGTCGCGCCCACTGCCCGACGTGCGGTGCGCCGATCGAGCGCCAGACCCCCCAGCAGATCGTCGACCGCGTCCTCGCGCTCGAGGAGGGCCGCCGCTTCCAGGTCCTCGCGCCGGTCATCCGCGGTCGCAAGGGCGAGTACGTCGAGCTCTTCCGCCAGCTCCAGCAGCAGGGGTTCAGCCGTGCGCGCGTGGACGGCGAGACACACTCCCTCGATGCGCCGCCGACCCTCGACAAGAAGCTCAAGCACACGATCGAGGTCGTCGTCGACCGTCTCGCGGTCAAGGAGTCCAGCAAGCGCCGCCTGACCGACTCGGTCGAGACCGCCCTCGGGCTGGCCTCGGGCCTGGTCGTCTTCGACTTCGTCGACCTCGATGCCGGCGACCCGGGCCGGGAGATGAAGTTCTCCGAGAAGATGGCGTGCCCCAACGACCATCCCATCGAGACAGACGACCTCGAGCCTCGCTCGTTCTCGTTCAACTCTCCGTTCGGGGCGTGCGCCGAGTGCCACGGCATCGGCACCCGCATGGAGGTCGACCCCGAGCTCGTCGTCCCCGACCCGGGTGCGACGCTCGGCGAGGGCGCGATCGCCCCCTGGAGCGGCGCGCACGTGGCCGACTACTTCATGCGGTTGATGGGTGCGCTGGGTGATGAGCTGGGCTTCGACCTCAACACCCCGTGGCGTGACCTGTCGGCCAAGGCTCGTGCCTCCGTGCTCGAGGGCCACAGCACCAAGGTCCACGTCGTCACCAAGAACCGCTATGGCCGCCAGCGCGCCTACTACGCCGCCTTCGAGGGCGTGCGCCCCTACATCGAGCGCCGTCACCGTGAGGCCGAGAGCGACACCAGCCGCGACCGGTTCGAGGGCTTCATGCGCGAGGTGCCGTGCCCGGCCTGCAAGGGCTCACGCCTCAAGCCGGTGTCGGTCTCGGTGACCCTCGGGCCCAAGGACGCCGGCGGCAAGAACATCGCCGAGGTCTGTGCGCTGCCGATCAACGAGGCTGCCGACTACCTCAACAGCCTGGACCTGTCCGTGCGTGAGCGGCAGATCGGCGAGCGGGTCCTCAAGGAGATCCAGGAGCGGCTGCGCTTCCTCCTCGACGTCGGCCTCGACTACCTCTCCCTCGACCGGCCCAGCGGTTCGCTCTCGGGGGGCGAGGCCCAGCGCATCCGGCTGGCCACCCAGATCGGCGCGGGGCTCGTGGGCGTGCTCTACGTGCTCGACGAGCCCTCGATCGGGCTGCACCAACGCGACAACCAGCGCCTGATCGACACGCTGCGCCGCCTCAAGGAGCTCGGCAACACCCTCATCGTCGTCGAGCACGACGAGGACACCATCCGCACCGCCGACTGGGTCGTCGACGTCGGCCCGGGGGCCGGTGAGCACGGCGGTCAAGTGGTGCACTCCGGAACCGTCCAGGGCCTGCTCGACCACCCCGACTCCCTCACCGGCGCCTACCTCAGCGGCCGCCGCGAGATCCCCGTGCCCGACGTACGACGACCGCTCACCGCGGGCCGCGAGCTCAAGGTCCACGGCGCGCGGGAGCACAACCTCCGCAACGTCGACGTGAGCTTCCCGCTGGGCGTGTTCTGTGCGGTCACGGGCGTCTCGGGCTCCGGGAAGTCGACGCTGGTCAACGACATCCTCTACACCTCGCTGGCCAAGGAGATCTACAACGCCCGCGCGGTCCCGGGGCGGCACACCAAGATCACCGGCCTCGACCACGTGGACAAGGTGATCCACGTCGACCAGTCGCCGATCGGCCGCACGCCGCGCTCCAACCCGGCGACCTACACCGGTGTCTTCGACCACGTCCGCAAGCTCTTCGCCTCCACCCCGGAGGCCAAGATGCGCGGCTACCTCCAGGGACGCTTCTCGTTCAACGTCAAGGGAGGCCGCTGCGAGGCGTGCTCCGGCGACGGAACCATCAAGATCGAGATGAACTTCCTCCCCGACGTCTACGTCCCCTGCGAGGTGTGCCACGGCGCGCGCTACAACCGCGAGACGCTCGAGGTCCACTACAAGGGCAAGACGATCGCCGAGGTCCTCGACATGCCGATCGAGGAGGCCGCCGAGTTCTTCGCTGCGGTCCCGGCGATCTCGCGCCACATGAAGACGCTGTGCGAGGTCGGGCTCGGCTACGTCCGCCTGGGCCAGCCCGCCACCACCCTCTCCGGTGGCGAGGCGCAGCGCGTGAAGCTCGCCAGCGAGCTCCAGAAGCGCTCCACCGGCCGCACCGTCTACGTGCTCGACGAGCCCACGACCGGTCTCCACTTCGAGGACATCCGCAAGCTCCTCCACGTCCTCTCGGGCCTGGTCGACAAGGGCAACACGGTCCTGGTGATCGAGCACAACCTCGACGTCATCAAGACCGCCGACTGGATCATCGACATGGGTCCCGAGGGCGGCTCCCGTGGCGGGATGGTCGTCGCCGAGGGCACTCCCGAGCAGATCGCCGAGGTCGCCGAGAGCCACACCGGGACCTTCCTCAAGCCGATCCTCGCGGGCCGGGCCGCGCAACAGCCCCGGGCCCCGCGCCGCGGTGCCGCCAAGAAGGCGGTGAAGGCCCCGGCCAGCAAGCCGGCGGCGAAGACGTCCGTGCCCAAGAAATCGGCGGCCAAGAAGGCGCCTGCGCGCCGCAAGGCTGGCTAG
- a CDS encoding maleylpyruvate isomerase family mycothiol-dependent enzyme, with the protein MATPSDTPSPSPAGTTLTLLSNADEALLRTVDALSPEELAKPTDLPGWSRAHVVAHVALNGEALERVLTGRRQGRPTTMYDSQQARDADIETLAGGDARELRDRLFAATHRFSEAVRATTAWEGTFERTPGGQLVPVVAVPVMRLREVEIHHADLGSGYSHADWSPEFAVQLLDSVAGRSTPEPFVARAPDLDLEWGFGEGDDRPVVVGDATALAWWITGRGTGEGLSCDTGALPTIEGW; encoded by the coding sequence ATGGCCACTCCCTCGGACACCCCGTCTCCCAGCCCTGCCGGCACGACCCTCACGCTCCTCAGCAACGCCGACGAGGCCCTGCTCCGCACCGTCGACGCCCTCTCCCCCGAGGAGCTGGCGAAGCCGACCGATCTGCCCGGATGGAGTCGTGCCCACGTCGTTGCCCATGTCGCACTCAACGGCGAGGCGCTGGAGCGGGTCCTCACGGGTCGGCGCCAGGGGCGCCCCACGACCATGTACGACTCTCAGCAGGCACGAGACGCCGACATCGAGACCCTCGCCGGTGGGGACGCCCGGGAGCTGCGCGACCGACTGTTCGCCGCGACCCACCGCTTCTCGGAGGCGGTCCGCGCGACCACGGCCTGGGAGGGCACGTTCGAGCGCACGCCAGGAGGGCAGCTCGTCCCTGTCGTCGCCGTGCCCGTCATGCGCCTGCGCGAGGTGGAGATCCACCACGCCGACCTCGGCAGCGGCTACTCCCACGCCGACTGGTCCCCGGAGTTCGCGGTGCAGCTGCTCGACTCCGTGGCGGGACGTTCGACCCCCGAGCCGTTCGTGGCCCGTGCGCCTGACCTCGACCTGGAGTGGGGCTTCGGCGAGGGCGACGACCGGCCGGTCGTCGTGGGCGACGCAACCGCTCTCGCCTGGTGGATCACCGGGCGCGGGACCGGCGAGGGCCTCTCGTGCGACACCGGGGCCTTGCCTACCATCGAGGGATGGTGA